The Polyangium aurulentum genomic interval ATGACGATCGCCGTCAGGATCAGCGCCTGGGCCACGGGGTCGGCCGGAGGTGCCTCGAGGACCCCTCCGTCCTTGGGAATGAGCGGGGGCCGCCCGCGGACGACGCCGCCGGCCGTCAAGATGAGGAGGTTCGTCCCATGCCCGAGGAGCACGAGGCCGAATGCGAGCTTCACGATGCTGCGCCGGAGCATCAGAAAGAGCCCCGACGCATAGAGCCCGCCCACGACGATCGCGAGGAGCACGGTCATGAATGCATCTCCGCGGCCATGAGGATGATCATGAGGACCATGCCCATCACGGCGGCATACACGCCGACGTCGAACAGCACCGGCGTCCCCACCGCGACCTCGCCGAGCCCCGGCACCGGGACGGTCGCCCAGAGGCCTTCCAGGAACGATCCGCCCGCCACGAGGCCGATGACGCCCGAAAGGAGGATGATCGAGAGCCCGAGCGCCATGAGCTGGTGGGGCGCGATGCGGAGCAGCCGTCGCGTCGACGGGACGTCGTACGCGAGGACGTGGAGCGAGAACGCCGATGCAATGAGGAGGCCGCCGACGAACCCGCCCCCCGGCTCGTGGTGGCCACGCAGGAGCGCGTAAATCGAGACGATGATCAGGAGCACCATCAGCACCGGCGTGGCAGCGCGCAGGATCACCGAGGGCATCGCTCAGGCTCCCTTCCGCATGCGGGTCCCGAGGAGCGCATGCACGCCGATTCCGGCCACGCAGAGGACCGTCGCCTCTCCCAGCGTGTCCATTGCGCGGAAATCCACGAGGATCACGTTGACGATGTTCCGCCCGTGGGCCTCGGCGTACCCCTTGGCGACGAAGAACTCGCTCAGGATCGGCTCCGGATACAGCGTCGACGACATGAGGATCAAGAGCGTCACGGTGGCGCCGAAGATGACGGACACGATGGCGTCCGGGACCCAGACGCGCGCCGGGGACCGCCTCACGAAGCGCGGCAGGTGGTGCAGGACGAGCACGAAGATCACGACCGTGAGCGCCTCGACCATGATCTGCGTGAGCGCGAGATCGAGGGCGCTGAAGATCACGTAAATCAGCATGACGGAGACGCCGATCGCGCCGAGCGCGGCCACGACGGCGAGGCGCGAGGACGAGCGCGTCGCCATGACCGCGGCCGCGAGGATCACGCTCGCGAGCGCGATTTCCGGCAGCTCGATGCCGGACGACGAGAGCGAAAAGGGGAGGCTACGAAGCAGAGGCGTGCCGACGAGCACGACCGTCGTCAGGACGGTGACGAGCAGGTAATGGCGCAAGTGTCCCGTCTGGAGCCGCTTCGTCTGCCACTCGGCCAGCCGCAGGAGCCCCGCGAAGGCCGCGTCGTACACGCGGGTGGGGCCCCACGCTCCGAGGCGCGTGGCCGCGTCGAAGAGGCGCTCTTGCCGACCCGACAGGACACGGAAGAGCCCGACGCCGACGAGGAGGGTCGCGACGCTGAGCCCGAGCACGGGGGTGACGCCATGCCAAACCTTCATCTCCAGCGGCGCGGGGCGGCCGAGGATCGCCGTCGCCGCCGCCCCCGGCAGGTCGCCGAGCCATTGCGGCGAGAGGCCGAACACGAGGCTCGACGCTGCGAGCGCAGAAGGCCCGAGCCACAAGGAGAGCGGCGCTTCGTGCGGGAGCGTGGGCGCCGCGGGGACACCCCCGAAGAAGGGCCGATAGGCGACCATCACGCTCACCACGACGAGCAGGGCGCTCGAGAGGACCGAGGCCACGAGGAGGATCGCCACCATCGAGGGCGACGCGAGGACGGCCTCGTAGAAAAGCTCCTTCGCCAGGAAGCCGAGGAGGGGCGGCGCCCCCGCGCTCGAGATCGCGGCGAGCACGGCCGCCGTCGCCGTGATGGGCATCCGCCGCGCGAGGCCTCGCAGGCGGGTGACGTCGCGGGTCCCGGTCTCGTGGTCCAGGGTCCCCGCGGTCATGAAGAGCGCGCCCTTGTACAGGGAATGCGCGACCAGGTACACGACGGCGGCGGAAATGGCCGCCCGGGTCCCGATGCCGAGGAGCATGGTGAGGAGCCCGAGCACGCTCACGGTCGAATAGGCGAGGATGCGCTTGAGATCCTTCTGCGTGACCGCGAGGACCGCGCCCGTGACCATCGTGGCAGCGCCCACGACGGTCACGACGAGGTACCATTCTCGCGTGCCTCCGAGCGTGGGGTGCAGGCGCGCGAGGAGATAGACGCCAGCCTTCACCATCGTGGCCGAATGCAGGTAGGCGCTGACGGGCGTGGGCGCCTCCATCGCCCGGGGGAGCCAGAAAGAAAACGGCATCTGCGCCGATTTCGTGAATGCGCCGGCGAGGACGAGGAGCAGGATCGGCAGATAGAGGGGGCTGTCGCGGACGGCGCCGCCCGCGAAGCGCGAGATCTGGGTCTCGCCGGTCGAAAGGACCAGCAGGACGAAGCCCGCGAGCATGGCGAGCCCGCCGCCGCCCGTCACGAGGAGCGCCGTCAAGGCGCCCGTGCGCGCCGCCGCACGCTCGTGGTCCCACGCGATGAGGAGAAACGAGCTCACGCTCGTGAGCTCCCAGCACACGAAGAGGACAATGACGTCGTCGGCGAGCACGAGGCCCGCCATCGAGCCGACGAACAGGAGGAGATACGCGTAAAACCGCCCGAGCCGCGGGTCCGATTGCAGGTACTTGCTCGCGTAGACGACGATCAGCGCCCCGATGCCGCAGATGAGCGCGAGGAACACGAGCGAGAGCCCATCCAGGGTGACCGCCAGTTCCACGCCGAGCGACGGGACCCACGGCAGCGACACGTGATACGCCTCGCCCTCGACGAGGAGCCTCGGGACGAGCTGCGCCGCGGAGACGAGCACGCCGAGCGGGAGCGCCGCGAAGAGCCAGCCAGCCGGACGGCCGAGCACGCGATGAAGGATCGGCGCCAGCAGGGCTCCGAAGAATACGCTGAGGACAGCCCACGCCAGCATCGCAATCAGTCCCCGTTCGATGCTGGCGAGGGCCCGAGGCATTCGGAATATCGGCGCGCCGAGCGAGTTCGACGCGCCTGTTCCTTCATTCCCGCGGCACCGGCGCCACGATGACCGGACACCGACTCCTGGCGATGACCTCCTGAGAGACCGAGCCCAAGAGGACTGCGCCGAGGCCCGCGCGCCCGTGCGTCCCGACGCAAATGGCGTCGGCGCCCACCCGCTCGACGTACGTGACGAGCTCGTCTGCCGCGCGCCCGAACAGGACACGGCTCTCGGTGCGCACGTTCTTCGTTCGGGCTTCTGGCGGAATGCGCTCCCCGAGCCGGGTCACGAGCTCCGCGTCACGCGTGCGCGTGCCCCGATGCACGAAGGGCCCTGCATCGACGACGTGGACCAGGTGCACCTCGCCGCCGTCGGCGACGAACCGATAGGCGAGCGGCACCGCAGCGTCGCCGAGCGGGGAGAGGTCGGTGGCCGCGACGACCACGCGCGCCGGGCCGGGGACGACGGGTTTGTCCTCGACGAGCGAGCGGGGCACGCAGGCGATGTTGGTCGACGCGGCGCGCACCACGCCCTGCGACACGGAGCCGGCCCAGACCTTCTCGATCCACGAATGCTTGCGCATCCCCACGATCAGGAGGTCCGCGCGCTCGTTCTCGGCGAGCACCGAGAGGTGCGTCTCCGGCGCCGCGGTCCCGGTCCGAACGATCACGTTCGTGACGGGCACGCAAGCGCGCTGGATCTGCGCGGCGAGCTCGTCGCGAAGCACCGCCTCCGCCGCAGGCGCGAGCAAGTCGCCGTCGGGCGGCAACGGCAACCCGAGCCGGATGCTCGTTTCGTCGGGCGCGGCCACGCACGCCACCATGATGTGGGCGGGGCCGACCCGGGCGAAGACATCCCCGGCGAAACGGAGCGCGCGCGTCGAGGCCGCGCCCATGTCGGAGCCGACGAGCACGCGCAGCGGGCGCTCGCCGCGCAGCCACGCCTCGAACGCCTGCGGCGCGCGCACGATGAGCACCGGGACCCGGGACTGCTGCACCAGGCGCTCGTGCACGTTCCGTCCCAACGTCGGGCCGATCCGTCTGCGTCCTCCGACGACGATGGCTGTGGCCACCACGCGTTCGGCCGCGCCGAGGATGGCGTCGACGATCGGCGCCGCGCAGAGCTCCTCCTCGACCGGGATCTTCGTGTTTGTCCGGAGAGCCGCCGCTGCCTCGGCGAGCGCCTTTCGTTCGTCTTGCAGGAGGTGCTCCTCCGTGGTCCCGAGGACGAAAGGCGCGCGGGGATCCGTCGAGACATGCACGACGTGAAGCCCCTCGCCGACGCGCTCGGCCATGCCCCCCGCGATGACGCCGGCGCGCTGCGCCTCGGCTGAAAAGTCGGTCGCAAGGACGAACGTCACCACCGCACCTCCTGACTCCGAGCGAGCGCGAGCGGCCGGTGCCGCCCTCTCGTCGAAGTAGGTGGAGCTGAGCGGCTCCGATCGAAAGCGCCACCCAGGCGGCTGGCTGCGCTGGGCTGGAACGCGGGCGCGTTGCTGCTCCCGTCCCGAGGGGACGCCTCGCGTCCCGAGAGCGCAACGGACCAGGCCCTCCGCCTACTTCTTCGCCGCCCGCGCCTCGCTCACGATCTGCCAGAGCGCGTTGACCACGTCGTCGACGCCCTCGCCCGTCACCGCGCTCATCAGGTGGAGCTTGATCTTCGACTTCGAGAAGCGCCTCTTCAGCGCCGGATACGCCTCTTGCACGTCAGGCAGATCGGCCTTCGTGAGGGCCACGATCTCCGGCCGCGCGGCGAGCTCGGGGCTGTACTTCTTCAGCTCCTTGCGGATCGCGCGGTAGTCGGAGAGCGGATCGCGGTCCTCACCCGGATCGATCGAGACCAGGTGCAAAAGCACGCCCGTGCGCTCGAGGTGGCGCAGAAAGCGCGTCCCGAGGCCCACGCCCTCGCTCGCGCCCGGGATGAGCCCCGGGATGTCGGCCACCACGAAATGCGCGCCCCCCGCGCGCAGCCCGCCGCCGACCGACACCACGCCGAGCGTCGGCGTGAGGGTCGTGAAGGGGTAGTCGGCGATCTTGGGCCGCGCCTTGGACACGGCGGCGACGAACGTGCTCTTGCCCGCGTTCGGGAAGCCGAGCAGGCCCACGTCCGCGAGCACCTTCAGCTCGAGCCGCAGCTCGCGCACCTCGCCAGGATCGCCCTTCTCGGCGCGCCGCGGCGCCCGCTCCTCGGCCGAGGCGAAGTGGATGTTCCCCCGGCCTCCCTTGCCGCCCTTCGCCACCACCACCTGCTGGCCGTGCGCGGTGATGTCGGCGATGAGCTCGCCGGTCTCGGCGTCCTTGATCTGGGTGCCGAGCGGGACCTTCTCGATCCGGTCCTTGCCGCCCTTGCCGTGGCAGTCCGAGCCCATGCCGTTCTCGCCGCGCTCGGCGTCGACGGTGCGGGCGTAGACGAAGTCGAGCAGGGTGCTCATGCCCTCGGCGCCCTCGAAGATCACGTCACCGCCGCGGCCTCCGTCGCCTCCGGACGGGCCGCCGAACGGGATGTACTTCTCCCGGCGAAAGGCCACGGCCCCGTTGCCGCCGTCGCCTGCCACCACCTTCACCTTGCACTCGTCCACGAACCGCATGCCGCGCGGCTTGTACCACAGTAAAGCTTGTCGGAAAGCAGAGGGAGGCACTTTTGGCTGCCAGGATCCTGATCGTCGACGACAACGAGAGCCTCGCGCGCAACCTCCGGGACGTCCTCGAGGGCGCCCGCGAGCTCGATGTCGAGGTCGCGCTCGCCCAGACTGGACAGGCCGCGCTCGCGCGCGCTCGCCGGGAGGGGTTCGATGTGGCCGTCGTCGACGTGAAGCTGCCCGATCAGAGCGGCGTCGACCTCATCCGCCCGCTGCGCGAGGCCGCCCCCCAGGCCGAGGTCGTCCTGCTGACGGGCTTCGCGACCGTCGACACCGCGATCGCCGCGCTGCGCGCCGGGGCCTTCGCGTTCATCCTGAAGTCGTTCCGCCCGGGCGAGCTGATCTCGACGGTGGCGCAGGCGCTCGAGAAGATCGCCCTGAAGCGCGAGCGCGAGGAGTACGAGCACCGCTACCGGGCGATCGTGGACGCCGCGGACGTTCTCATCCTGGGCCTCGACGCGGGCGGCAAGGTGGCCCTGTGGAACCCGCGGCTCGCGGCCATGACGGGGCTCGATCCGGACGCGGCGATCGGCGGCGAGCTGCCCGAGGCGATCTTCGAGGAGTCGGACCTGAGGCGCCTCGCGGGGGCCTTCGAGACGGCGCGCGAGGAGGGGGCGGCGACCGAGGTCGAGGTGGGCGTGCGCGACGCGGTGGGCGCGATCAGGCGCGTGCGCTGGCACATGTCGGCGGTGCGGGGGACGGGCAAGAAGGTGGACCTCGTCTACGGGATCGGGATCGACGTGACCGCGCGGCGCGCGCTCGAGCGGCGCGCGGCGGACGCGGAGGCGTTGAACGCGATGGCGCCCCTCGCGCTCGGGCTCGCGCACGAGATCAGGAACCCGCTGAACGCGGCCGTGCTCGAGCTGCACCTGTTGAGCCGCGGGATCGACCGGCTCGGCGACGCGGCCGTGCGCGATCCGATGCGCTCGCGGGTGCGGATCGTGGAGAGCGAGATCAAGCGGCTCGAGCGCCTGCTGACGGACTTTTTGGAGCTCGCGCGCCCGCGTGCGCCGCAGCGCGAGCCCGTGGACCTGTCGCGCGTGGTGGGCGACGTGCTCGAGCTGGAGGCGGAGGCGATCGCGGCCAACAAGCTCGAGCTGGAGCGCGACCTCGGGCCCGGGGCGACCGCGCTGGGGGACGTGGAGAAGCTGAAGCAGGTGGTGTTGAACCTCGTGGTGAACGCGCTCGACGTGATGCCCGAGGGCGGCACCTTGCGGGCATTCGTGGGAGGCGACGACAAGGAAGTGTGGATTGGAATCGGAGATACGGGCCCGGGGGTGGATCCGAACATCCTGGCCGAGATCTTCGACCCCTTCTTCACGACCAAGGCCGCGGGCACGGGCCTGGGATTGGCGATTGTCAGGAAGATCGTGGACCAGCACGGGGGCCGGGTCGTCGTGGATACGCGGAAAGGCACGGGGACGACCGTGCGGGTGATATTTCCGAAGGGCGGGGGATCGCACTCGGTGCCGCCGCCCAGCGTCGTGCATTGACAACGGATCTGCCGGCGCAAATAGGCACGTAGAGGTTGCCCGTCCCCATGACGGGCAGAGGAGGGGCCATGATGCGTGCCAAGTTCGCGCTGGTCGTGGGTCTCGTCGCGGCCGCGCCGCTCGTGGGGGAGGGCGCGGCGCTCGCCGACGCGCGCGATTGTCCGCGCGGTCATGTGTGCCTCTGGCAGCACGTCAATTACCGCGGCCGGATGCTGAAGTTCAGCCGATCCGAGGGCTGGGTCAACCTCGGAGGGGCGATGGGGTTCAACGATCAGGTGTCGTCCTGGTGTAACAACACGGGCCGCGACGCCCAGCTCTCGTTCCACACGAACGGGGGAGGGCGCACGACGTGCCTGCAAAACAATACCTGCTCGACGCGCGTCTCGGGGGACTGGAACGACGAGGCGTCGTCGGTCCGGATCACCAATAGCGCTCGCGCTTGCAGGTGATGTCCCGACACAAAGAAAAACGCCGCCAGCGAGCCCGTCGCTGGCGGCGTTTTTACTGCAGCTAATCGCAGATGGCTTCGCCGTTCTGGATCACCTGGATCACCTGATCCCCGCTGCCGCCGTTGTTGGCGATGATGTTCGCCTGGTTGATCACGATGGCCAGGCAGATGTCGATGTTGATGTTGACCTCGGGGTCGCGGCGCAAGGAGCGCTCGTAGGCGCGGGCGACATCGCGCCCGCTGCCGCCGCGCTGCCTCTCGCGGCGCGCCTGCTCCCAGCCGCGCCTGTGCGCGCGCCTGCGCCGCTCGCGCCGGTTTCTTCCCTGGGCGACGAGAGCGGAGCCCTCGCTCGCCGTCGTCTCCGAATCGGGAGCCGGTCTCGGGGTCGACGCCGCGTACCCTGCAAGCGGAATCGACATCTCGAGAGCCATGAGCCCGGCCACCAGCATTCTCTTTGCATTCATGATTCCCTCCCTCGGGGCGGCTTATGCCGTGACCGCTTGTCCGCAAGATCGAGGCCGCCGCGCCGATGTTCCGAACGGATTCATTTCGTAATGCAATGGCGGCGCGCCCTGGGCAGCGCCGGCACACCGGAGATTCCCATTTTCCGGCCCGGCAAATGGAAAAACGCCGCCAGCGAGCCCGTCGCTGGCGGCGTTTTCGGTTCAGTCGCACTGGGTGTGGTTCTCCTGGAGCAGGCCGAGCACCAGGTCCCCGTTGCCGCCGCGGAGGGCGATGTCGTTGGCCCGCTTGATCCTCAGGCTCTAGCAGGGCACCAGGAGGCCGGTGTCGGGGTCGCGGCATAAACTTACCGCGCAGATGGCTTCGCCGCTCTGGATCACCTGGATCACCTGGTTCCCGCTGCCGCCGTTGTTGGCGACGATGTTCGCCTCGTTGATCACGATGGCCAGGCAGATATCGATGTTGAGGTTGATCTCGGGGTCGCGGCGCAAGGAGCGCTCGTAGGCGCGGGCAACGTCGCGCCCGCTGCCGCCGCGGTCCCACTCGCGGCGCGCCTGCTCCCAGCCGCGCCGGTGCGCGCGCCTGCGCCGCTCGCGCCGGTTTCTTCCCTGGGCGACGAGAGCGGAGCCCTCGCTCGCCGTCGTCTCCGAATCGGGAGCCGGTCTCGGGGTCGACGCCGCGCACCCTGCAAGCGGAATCGACATCTCGAGAGCCAGGATTCCCACCACCAGCATTCGCATCGCATTCATGATGCCCTCCCTCGAAGCGGCGTCATGCCCTGGCCGCTTGCCCGCAAGATCGAAGCCGTCGCGCTGCTGTCCCGAAAGGAGTCAGTCCCCAATGCAATGGCATCGCACCCGTGGCAGCGCCGGCACACCGGAGATTCCCATTTTCCGGCCTGGCAAATGGAAAAACGTCGCCAGCGAGCCCGTCGCTGGCGGCGTCTTCGGTTCAGCGGCAACGACGCCTTGCGGCGGAATCGATCATGCTGAGCACCTGGTCCCCGCTGCCGCCATGGATGGCCAACAAGGTCGCATCCTCGGCCGCCATCCTCAGGCAGATATCGGGGTCACGGGGGAAAGGGTCGTCGGGGTGGGGGATGGGGGGAGGGCGCAAGGCGCGCTCGTAGGCGAGAGCGACCTCGAGCCCGCTGCCGCCGCGATCCTTCACGCGGCGCGCCTCCTCGTAAGCGACCATGTGCTCGGGCCTGGCGTCGGGGGGCTGCGCGACCAGCGCCGAGGCGTCGCTCGCTGTCGTCTCGGAATCCGGAGCCGGCCTCGGGGACGCCGCGTAGCCCGCAAGCGGAACCGACATCTCGAGAGCCAGGATTCCCGCCGCCAGCATCCTCTTCGCATTCACGATGCCTCCCTCGGTGCGATTGCTCGACCGCATGTTCCAGGCCGTTTTCAGTTCAGTTGCATTCGCTTTCGGCCCTTTCGATCAAGTCGAGCACCTGCGCCCCGCTGCCCCCTTGGATGGCGAGTTTGTTCGCCTGTCCGATGAACGCGTTCAGGCAGAGCACCACGAGATCGGTGTCGGGGTCGCGGCACACGGCGTCCTCGTAGGCGCGGAAGACGTCGCGACCGCTGCCGCCGAGGTCCTTCACGCGGAGCGCCTCCTCGTAACCGCGGCTGTGCACGCTCATGCACCGCACGCGCCATTCTCGGAGTTCTCTGCGCGGCGGAACCAAGAGCACCGATGCGTCGCGCACCGTCGTCTCGGAATCGGGAGCCGGCCTCGGGGCCGACGCCGCGCAGCCCGCAAGCGAAGCCGACATCTCGAGAGCCAGGATTCCCGCCACCAGCGTTCTCTTCGCATTCATGATTCCCTCCCTCGGAGAGCGGCGCCCGCCCCGACCGCTTGCCCGCAAGTTCGAGGCCGTCGCGCCGGTGTTCCGAACGGAGCCGTTCGCCCATTGCAATGGCAGCGCGCCCGTGGCAGCGCCGGCACACCGGAGATTCCCCCTCTCCGGCCCGTGCACCTTTTCAAGGCCTCGCGAAGGCGCTTGCTTGTGAGGGTTCGGGATTGGATGTCGGGCGACAGAGCGCCCTGGCGGGGTGTTGAAGAGGAGCCGCGTGTCTGACCGTCGCAGGCCGCGTCTTCACTTCAGTCGGCGCATCGATCCGTCCGACTGGATCACCACGATCACCTGGTCCCGCTCGTCGAGGCAGACGTCGGGGTCGCTGTCCAGGCCCTCCACGTCGACCCGGGGAGCGTCCGCCGCCATGACGCCGCCGTTCTCCAAGGTGGGCCCCTGCGCGAAATCGGCCGTGGGCGCTCCCGCGTCCACCCATAGGTCGTCGGGGTCTCTCACGAACAAGGTGTCGGGGTCTCTCAGGGCCTTGGCGAACTGCGCTGATTGGTCGCTCGTCGTCGTCTCCCAGGATTCGTCGCTCGCCGCCGTCTCCGAATCGGCCGCCTGTCCCGGGGCCGACGCCGCGTAGCCCGCAAGCGGAACCGACATCGCGAGAGCCACGATTCCCGCCACCAGCATTCGCTTCGCAGTCATGATTCCCCTCCCTCGGAGCGGCGTCGCGCCGCGACCGCTTGCCCGCAAGAGCGAGGCCGTCGCGACGATGCACCGAACGGAGTCATTCGCCAATGCAATGACAGCGCACCGGGCGGTGCCGGTACACCGGAGATTCCCCCTCTCCCGCCCGTGTAGCTTTTCAAGGTCGTCCGAAGGCCGCGTCGCCTGGATCCGGCGATGCTCCCCACTGCCCGGGATCGCCCTCACCTAACGGCACGTATGCGGCCCGGACCCCTCAGGTGAGGCTTCCATGCTGCTGCCTCTTGTCCTCGACCGGGGTCCTGGGGTAGCAACATATACACTGGGGATGCTCCCGTTCGCGGCACGCGAATCGAGGAGCCATTCCTGGTAGCTTGCTTGTGAGGGTTCGAGATTGGACGCCGGCCGAAAGACAGAGCTAGAGGACACCGCGCTCGATCGAGCGTCGGACCCCTACGCGGCCACCGTGAGCGCGGTCGTGGCCACGCTGCCCGACGACGAGACCCAGGCCGCCCCGCCCCAGGCCCCCGAGCCGCGCCGCTCGATCCCGCCGACGCTCGCCGAGTTCCGCATCGTCCGCAAGCTCGGCCAGGGCGGCATGGGCGAGGTTTATCTCGGCCACGATACGCTCCTCGACCGCCCCGTCGCCATCAAGCTCGTCCGCGACCTCGACCCCGACGCGTCCGCGCGCGCCCAGTTCCTCCTCGAAGCCCGCGCCGCCGCGCGCATCCAGCACCCGAACGTCGTCACCATCCATCGCGTCGGCGAATTCGCCGGCCTCACCTTCATCGTCTCCGAGTTTGTCCGGGGTGACACCCTCGCCGACCTGCCGCGGCCCCTGCCCGCCGATCGCGTGCTCGAGATCGGCATCGACCTCGCGCGCGGGCTCGGCGCCGCCCACCGCCGGGGCGTGCTGCACAGGGACCTCAAGCCCTCGAACGCGGTCCTCACCGAAGAGGGCATCGTCAAGCTGCTCGATTTCGGGCTGGCCAAGCTCTTCGACTCGTCGTTGCACAAGGAGCAGCGCGCGCGGCTCAGCGACGTTTACCCGCTTCCCGCCGAGCGCCCGAGCGTCACCCCGCCCCCTCCCAGGACCGAGCGCGCCTCGCTCCCGCCCGAGGACCTCGGCGCGTCCATCTCCGGGAGCGACGAGAACGGCAACGGCAGCATCGTCGGCACACCCTATTACATGGCCCCCGAGACCTGGCTCGGGCAGCCGGCCACGCGGCGCGGCGACGTCTATTCGCTCGGGGTGCTTCTCTTCGAGCTCGCCACGGGCCGCACGCCGCACGCCCACGTGCCCTTCGCGCGGCTGCCCGTCACGGTCACGACCAAGCCCGCGCCGCCGCTCGCGAGCCTCGCCCCGGAGATCGACGCCGCGCTGTGCGCGATCGTCGACCGCTGCCTGCGCCTCGAGCCCGACGATCGCTTCCCCTCCGGCGAGGAGGTGCGCGAGGCGCTCGAGCAGGTGCAGGCCGCGCGCGGGGCCGAGGTTTTTCCGGAGGGAAACCCCTACCGCGGGCTCATGTCGTTCGAGGCCGAGCATCGCGCGCTCTTCTTCGGCAGGAGCCAGGAGGTGGGGACCCTGCTCGACAGGCTCCGCTCCGACTCGTTCGTCCTCGTCGCCGGCGACTCGGGCAGCGGCAAGTCGTCGCTCTGCCGCGCGGGCGTCCTGCCGCGCGTGCTCGACGGCG includes:
- a CDS encoding Na+/H+ antiporter subunit C, with the protein product MTVLLAIVVGGLYASGLFLMLRRSIVKLAFGLVLLGHGTNLLILTAGGVVRGRPPLIPKDGGVLEAPPADPVAQALILTAIVISFAVVAFAVVLLHRVHRTMGSDDIDSLEATDP
- a CDS encoding Na+/H+ antiporter subunit B, whose protein sequence is MPSVILRAATPVLMVLLIIVSIYALLRGHHEPGGGFVGGLLIASAFSLHVLAYDVPSTRRLLRIAPHQLMALGLSIILLSGVIGLVAGGSFLEGLWATVPVPGLGEVAVGTPVLFDVGVYAAVMGMVLMIILMAAEMHS
- a CDS encoding putative monovalent cation/H+ antiporter subunit A, whose protein sequence is MLAWAVLSVFFGALLAPILHRVLGRPAGWLFAALPLGVLVSAAQLVPRLLVEGEAYHVSLPWVPSLGVELAVTLDGLSLVFLALICGIGALIVVYASKYLQSDPRLGRFYAYLLLFVGSMAGLVLADDVIVLFVCWELTSVSSFLLIAWDHERAAARTGALTALLVTGGGGLAMLAGFVLLVLSTGETQISRFAGGAVRDSPLYLPILLLVLAGAFTKSAQMPFSFWLPRAMEAPTPVSAYLHSATMVKAGVYLLARLHPTLGGTREWYLVVTVVGAATMVTGAVLAVTQKDLKRILAYSTVSVLGLLTMLLGIGTRAAISAAVVYLVAHSLYKGALFMTAGTLDHETGTRDVTRLRGLARRMPITATAAVLAAISSAGAPPLLGFLAKELFYEAVLASPSMVAILLVASVLSSALLVVVSVMVAYRPFFGGVPAAPTLPHEAPLSLWLGPSALAASSLVFGLSPQWLGDLPGAAATAILGRPAPLEMKVWHGVTPVLGLSVATLLVGVGLFRVLSGRQERLFDAATRLGAWGPTRVYDAAFAGLLRLAEWQTKRLQTGHLRHYLLVTVLTTVVLVGTPLLRSLPFSLSSSGIELPEIALASVILAAAVMATRSSSRLAVVAALGAIGVSVMLIYVIFSALDLALTQIMVEALTVVIFVLVLHHLPRFVRRSPARVWVPDAIVSVIFGATVTLLILMSSTLYPEPILSEFFVAKGYAEAHGRNIVNVILVDFRAMDTLGEATVLCVAGIGVHALLGTRMRKGA
- a CDS encoding universal stress protein, whose protein sequence is MTFVLATDFSAEAQRAGVIAGGMAERVGEGLHVVHVSTDPRAPFVLGTTEEHLLQDERKALAEAAAALRTNTKIPVEEELCAAPIVDAILGAAERVVATAIVVGGRRRIGPTLGRNVHERLVQQSRVPVLIVRAPQAFEAWLRGERPLRVLVGSDMGAASTRALRFAGDVFARVGPAHIMVACVAAPDETSIRLGLPLPPDGDLLAPAAEAVLRDELAAQIQRACVPVTNVIVRTGTAAPETHLSVLAENERADLLIVGMRKHSWIEKVWAGSVSQGVVRAASTNIACVPRSLVEDKPVVPGPARVVVAATDLSPLGDAAVPLAYRFVADGGEVHLVHVVDAGPFVHRGTRTRDAELVTRLGERIPPEARTKNVRTESRVLFGRAADELVTYVERVGADAICVGTHGRAGLGAVLLGSVSQEVIARSRCPVIVAPVPRE
- the obgE gene encoding GTPase ObgE, whose translation is MRFVDECKVKVVAGDGGNGAVAFRREKYIPFGGPSGGDGGRGGDVIFEGAEGMSTLLDFVYARTVDAERGENGMGSDCHGKGGKDRIEKVPLGTQIKDAETGELIADITAHGQQVVVAKGGKGGRGNIHFASAEERAPRRAEKGDPGEVRELRLELKVLADVGLLGFPNAGKSTFVAAVSKARPKIADYPFTTLTPTLGVVSVGGGLRAGGAHFVVADIPGLIPGASEGVGLGTRFLRHLERTGVLLHLVSIDPGEDRDPLSDYRAIRKELKKYSPELAARPEIVALTKADLPDVQEAYPALKRRFSKSKIKLHLMSAVTGEGVDDVVNALWQIVSEARAAKK
- a CDS encoding hybrid sensor histidine kinase/response regulator — its product is MAARILIVDDNESLARNLRDVLEGARELDVEVALAQTGQAALARARREGFDVAVVDVKLPDQSGVDLIRPLREAAPQAEVVLLTGFATVDTAIAALRAGAFAFILKSFRPGELISTVAQALEKIALKREREEYEHRYRAIVDAADVLILGLDAGGKVALWNPRLAAMTGLDPDAAIGGELPEAIFEESDLRRLAGAFETAREEGAATEVEVGVRDAVGAIRRVRWHMSAVRGTGKKVDLVYGIGIDVTARRALERRAADAEALNAMAPLALGLAHEIRNPLNAAVLELHLLSRGIDRLGDAAVRDPMRSRVRIVESEIKRLERLLTDFLELARPRAPQREPVDLSRVVGDVLELEAEAIAANKLELERDLGPGATALGDVEKLKQVVLNLVVNALDVMPEGGTLRAFVGGDDKEVWIGIGDTGPGVDPNILAEIFDPFFTTKAAGTGLGLAIVRKIVDQHGGRVVVDTRKGTGTTVRVIFPKGGGSHSVPPPSVVH
- a CDS encoding peptidase inhibitor family I36 protein codes for the protein MMRAKFALVVGLVAAAPLVGEGAALADARDCPRGHVCLWQHVNYRGRMLKFSRSEGWVNLGGAMGFNDQVSSWCNNTGRDAQLSFHTNGGGRTTCLQNNTCSTRVSGDWNDEASSVRITNSARACR